A region of Geobacillus sp. 46C-IIa DNA encodes the following proteins:
- the dusB gene encoding tRNA dihydrouridine synthase DusB — translation MFRIGDVEIKNRVVLAPMAGVCNSAFRLTVKEFGAGLVCAEMVSDKGIVYNNEKTLNMLYIDEREKPLSLQIFGGEKETLVKAAKFVDKNTNADIIDINMGCPVPKITNCDAGAKWLLDPNKIYDVVAAIVDAVEKPVTVKMRIGWDEHHIYAVENAQAVERAGGKAVAVHGRTRVQMYEGKADWNIIKQVKEAVNIPVIGNGDVKTPQDAKRMLEETGVDGVMIGRAALGNPWMIYRTVRYLETGELIPEPTPREKIDVCLLHLDRLIALKGEYIAVKEMRKHAAWYLKGIRGAAKIRNAINECETRDELAALLLQVAEEAEHQTAANAQAV, via the coding sequence ATGTTTCGCATTGGCGATGTTGAGATTAAAAATCGCGTCGTGCTTGCCCCGATGGCAGGCGTATGCAATTCGGCGTTTCGCTTGACTGTCAAAGAGTTCGGCGCTGGACTCGTGTGCGCAGAGATGGTGAGCGATAAAGGAATCGTATACAACAATGAAAAGACGTTAAATATGTTATATATCGATGAACGGGAAAAGCCGCTCAGCCTGCAAATTTTCGGGGGCGAAAAAGAAACGCTTGTCAAAGCGGCGAAATTTGTCGATAAAAATACGAATGCCGATATTATCGACATTAACATGGGCTGCCCAGTCCCGAAAATTACGAATTGTGACGCCGGGGCAAAATGGCTTCTTGACCCGAATAAAATTTATGACGTCGTCGCCGCCATTGTCGACGCCGTCGAAAAACCAGTCACAGTCAAAATGCGAATCGGTTGGGACGAGCACCATATTTACGCCGTCGAAAACGCCCAAGCGGTCGAGCGCGCTGGCGGCAAAGCCGTCGCTGTCCACGGGCGGACAAGGGTGCAAATGTATGAAGGAAAAGCGGATTGGAACATCATCAAACAAGTGAAAGAAGCGGTCAACATCCCGGTCATCGGCAACGGCGATGTCAAAACGCCGCAAGACGCCAAGCGGATGCTCGAAGAAACCGGGGTGGACGGTGTGATGATCGGACGGGCGGCGCTCGGCAATCCTTGGATGATTTACCGCACCGTTCGTTATTTAGAAACGGGAGAACTTATCCCCGAACCGACGCCGAGAGAAAAAATTGATGTCTGCCTGCTGCATTTGGATCGTTTAATTGCTCTCAAGGGCGAGTATATCGCTGTCAAAGAAATGCGCAAGCACGCCGCTTGGTATTTAAAAGGCATTCGCGGTGCGGCGAAAATCCGCAATGCCATCAACGAGTGCGAGACGCGGGACGAACTAGCCGCCTTGCTGCTTCAAGTCGCAGAGGAAGCGGAACATCAGACAGCAGCGAACGCCCAAGCCGTATAA
- a CDS encoding helix-turn-helix domain-containing protein — translation MEAERWGRRIRAFRKLKGYTQEKLAKELGISVSILGEIERGNRMPSDSLVGQIAERLNISVEELTPPKMESNK, via the coding sequence ATGGAAGCAGAAAGATGGGGAAGACGTATTCGCGCTTTTCGAAAGCTGAAAGGATACACACAAGAAAAGCTGGCTAAGGAGCTCGGCATTTCTGTCTCAATCCTTGGTGAAATTGAACGGGGAAACCGGATGCCGTCCGATTCGCTCGTCGGGCAAATCGCTGAACGGTTAAATATATCGGTCGAGGAATTGACACCGCCGAAAATGGAATCGAACAAGTAG
- the folK gene encoding 2-amino-4-hydroxy-6-hydroxymethyldihydropteridine diphosphokinase, with amino-acid sequence MENIAYIALGSNLGDRVYYLRSAIEALHHCEGISVKSSSSIYETDPVGYVHQDKFLNMVVEVATTLSPFSLFDVTQQIEREFGRKREIHWGPRTLDLDILLYNHENIETEQLVIPHPRMAERAFVLIPLLEINSHLAIPNISEPLTDIIDRLPDKEGVRVWKQKDGEDVFALFES; translated from the coding sequence ATGGAAAACATTGCGTATATTGCCCTAGGTTCTAACCTAGGGGATCGTGTCTATTATTTACGTTCGGCCATTGAAGCACTCCATCATTGTGAGGGAATTTCTGTAAAATCAAGCTCATCCATCTATGAAACGGATCCGGTCGGCTACGTCCACCAGGACAAATTTTTAAACATGGTAGTCGAGGTGGCGACGACGTTGTCGCCGTTTTCCTTGTTTGACGTAACACAACAAATCGAACGAGAATTTGGAAGGAAAAGGGAAATCCACTGGGGGCCGCGCACGTTAGACCTTGACATTTTGCTGTATAATCATGAAAATATTGAAACAGAGCAACTTGTCATTCCGCATCCGCGCATGGCGGAGCGGGCGTTTGTTCTTATCCCGTTGCTCGAAATCAATTCCCATTTAGCAATACCGAACATTTCCGAGCCGTTGACAGACATCATTGATCGACTACCCGACAAAGAAGGAGTTCGCGTATGGAAGCAGAAAGATGGGGAAGACGTATTCGCGCTTTTCGAAAGCTGA
- the folB gene encoding dihydroneopterin aldolase: protein MEFYGYHGVLPEEHVLGQRFVIDVTLELDLRPAGRSDCLEHTVNYADVYERCRAIVEERTFALIEAVAEAIADELLTAFPAVQRCAVRVTKPNPPIRGHYGHVAVEIVRGR from the coding sequence ATGGAGTTTTATGGCTACCATGGAGTGCTTCCCGAAGAACACGTCCTCGGTCAGCGGTTTGTGATTGACGTGACGCTGGAGCTTGATTTGCGGCCAGCTGGACGGAGCGACTGTCTTGAGCATACGGTCAATTACGCGGATGTGTACGAGCGCTGTCGGGCGATTGTTGAGGAGCGGACATTTGCTTTAATCGAGGCGGTGGCCGAGGCGATCGCGGACGAGCTGCTCACCGCTTTCCCTGCCGTTCAGCGCTGTGCCGTGAGGGTTACGAAGCCGAATCCACCGATCCGCGGACATTACGGGCACGTGGCCGTTGAAATCGTTAGGGGTCGTTAA
- the folP gene encoding dihydropteroate synthase: MMITMARSHVLKCRGHEFDLDKKTLIMGIVNVTPDSFSDGGRFCEVEKAVEHAKRLVAEGADIIDIGGESTRPGADPVPLDEELRRVIPAVRAIANEVNVPISVDTYKAEVARQAIEAGAHIINDVWGAKADPDMAHVAASYGVPIILMHNRHDMAYRDLIPDMIGDLEESIRIVKQAGVKEENIILDPGVGFAKTFEHNLEVMRRLDEFAALGYPLLLGTSRKRFIGHVLDVPVEERVEGTGATVCLGIVKGAHIVRVHDVLPIARMAKMMDAMLGKGESGHR, encoded by the coding sequence ATGATGATCACAATGGCGCGTTCACATGTGCTCAAATGCCGCGGGCACGAGTTCGATTTAGACAAAAAAACATTGATCATGGGCATTGTCAACGTCACGCCTGATTCATTTTCCGACGGCGGCCGATTTTGCGAGGTAGAGAAAGCGGTCGAGCATGCGAAACGGCTTGTGGCGGAGGGAGCGGATATCATTGACATCGGCGGCGAATCGACCCGTCCAGGGGCAGATCCCGTGCCGCTTGACGAAGAGTTGCGGCGCGTCATCCCAGCGGTAAGAGCGATTGCCAATGAGGTGAATGTGCCAATCTCTGTTGACACATATAAAGCTGAGGTGGCGCGGCAGGCCATCGAAGCTGGGGCGCACATCATCAACGACGTTTGGGGGGCTAAAGCTGATCCGGATATGGCTCATGTTGCTGCTTCGTACGGGGTGCCGATCATTTTAATGCACAATCGCCACGACATGGCATACCGCGATTTGATTCCCGATATGATCGGCGATCTGGAGGAAAGCATTCGCATCGTCAAACAGGCGGGGGTGAAAGAGGAAAACATCATTTTAGACCCAGGCGTCGGGTTTGCGAAAACGTTCGAACACAATCTGGAAGTGATGCGGCGTCTCGATGAGTTTGCCGCCCTCGGCTACCCGCTTTTGCTCGGAACGTCGCGCAAACGGTTTATCGGCCATGTGCTTGACGTGCCCGTTGAAGAGCGGGTTGAAGGTACGGGAGCCACGGTTTGCCTTGGCATCGTGAAGGGAGCGCATATCGTCCGCGTTCATGACGTATTGCCGATCGCCCGCATGGCGAAAATGATGGATGCGATGCTCGGGAAGGGGGAGAGCGGCCATCGATAA
- the pabC gene encoding aminodeoxychorismate lyase has protein sequence MYVYVNGNIVPREEALVSAFDHGFLYGLGLFETFRTYGGHPFLLDDHLERLNRGLSELRIDRQFSRAEAVKIIERLLEANGLRDAYVRFDVSAGVGDLGLSAERYLCPTVIVYMKPLPPPAPREGKEGVVLAARRNSPEGHERLKSHHYLNNMIGKWELGHRPHAEGIFLNHEGAVAEGIVSNIFWVKGGVVYTPAPSVGILNGVTRQFVIALLHELHIPVEEGIYPLSDLYEADEVLITNSLQEIVPLHRIGHRVYLGKNGSVTCTLQRHYRRFTDTLWTRNELEERMNR, from the coding sequence ATGTACGTATATGTCAACGGCAACATTGTTCCGCGTGAGGAAGCGCTTGTCTCGGCGTTTGATCATGGCTTTTTGTATGGGCTCGGTTTGTTTGAAACATTTCGCACGTACGGTGGCCATCCGTTTTTGCTTGATGACCATTTAGAACGGCTGAACCGCGGTCTATCTGAACTCCGCATCGACAGGCAGTTCAGCCGTGCTGAGGCAGTGAAGATCATCGAGCGGTTGCTCGAGGCAAATGGATTGCGCGACGCTTATGTGCGTTTTGATGTGTCCGCCGGTGTTGGTGATCTCGGCTTGTCGGCCGAACGGTACTTGTGCCCGACTGTCATCGTCTACATGAAGCCGCTGCCGCCGCCCGCTCCTCGGGAAGGGAAAGAAGGGGTCGTGTTAGCCGCGAGGCGGAATAGCCCTGAGGGCCATGAACGGTTAAAATCGCACCATTATTTAAACAATATGATTGGGAAGTGGGAGCTTGGCCATCGTCCCCATGCAGAAGGCATCTTTTTAAACCATGAAGGGGCGGTGGCGGAAGGCATCGTCTCCAACATTTTTTGGGTAAAAGGCGGCGTCGTTTATACTCCAGCGCCCTCTGTCGGCATATTAAACGGTGTCACGAGGCAATTCGTGATCGCTTTGCTCCACGAGTTGCACATCCCGGTCGAAGAAGGGATTTATCCGCTTTCCGATTTGTACGAAGCCGACGAGGTGTTGATCACCAACTCGCTGCAGGAAATTGTGCCGCTTCACCGCATCGGCCATCGCGTTTACCTTGGGAAAAACGGTTCGGTGACTTGTACGCTGCAACGCCATTACCGCCGCTTTACCGACACATTATGGACGAGGAATGAATTGGAAGAAAGGATGAACCGATGA
- the pabA gene encoding aminodeoxychorismate/anthranilate synthase component II, whose amino-acid sequence MIVMIDNYDSFTYNLVQYLGVLGEELFVKRNDEITVAEIERLRPDFLMISPGPCTPNEAGVSLEAIARFAGKIPIFGVCLGHQAIAQAFGGRVIRAPRLMHGKTSSVYHDGETIFRGVPNPFTATRYHSLIVEKETLPDCFVVSAWTDEGEVMAIRHKTLPIEGVQFHPESIMTSHGMQLLKNFIDTYKKA is encoded by the coding sequence ATGATCGTGATGATTGATAATTATGATTCCTTTACGTACAATTTAGTGCAATATCTAGGCGTTCTAGGTGAGGAATTGTTTGTCAAACGCAATGATGAAATCACCGTCGCCGAGATTGAGCGGCTCCGTCCCGATTTTCTGATGATTTCTCCAGGCCCTTGCACGCCGAATGAAGCGGGCGTCAGCTTAGAAGCCATCGCCCGCTTTGCTGGGAAAATACCAATTTTCGGCGTCTGTCTTGGCCATCAGGCGATCGCCCAAGCGTTTGGCGGCCGCGTTATCCGCGCTCCAAGGCTCATGCATGGAAAAACGTCGTCCGTTTACCATGACGGGGAAACAATTTTCCGCGGCGTGCCGAACCCGTTTACGGCGACCCGCTACCATTCTCTCATCGTGGAGAAAGAAACACTTCCTGATTGCTTTGTTGTTTCCGCTTGGACGGACGAAGGCGAAGTGATGGCCATTCGTCATAAAACATTGCCAATTGAAGGAGTGCAGTTCCACCCGGAATCGATTATGACAAGCCACGGCATGCAGCTGTTGAAAAACTTTATTGACACGTACAAAAAGGCGTGA
- the pabB gene encoding aminodeoxychorismate synthase, component I, whose protein sequence is MEQRRRQLRRTIGYRGRDWFRQYEQLAYGRPHHVLLESGQGGRYSIIGLNPSGIIRATEQRLSITDRGKETVLDGPPLELLQQWFSRFSVPDEGEPLPCQGGLIGYISYDAVRYMERLPELARDDLQLPFMYFWLFDDVVIYDHQKQQLHLIVHAGDGEESDAICRLDAYERMWLEEQNESPSWPPVASAAVPSVSMTRRQFIEAVRRVQQYIAQGDVFQVNLSVRQSQPLFTHPFAIYKQLRAINPSPYMAYLQAPECQVVSGSPELLVRKQGDRLETRPIAGTRSRGRTEAEDEEIARKLLASEKERAEHAMLVDLERNDLGRVCAYGTVRVDEWMTVERYSHVMHIVSHVSGTLAPEHDAFAVIRAMFPGGTITGAPKVRTMEIIEELEPVRRGLYTGSIGWIDFQGNMELNIAIRTMVVKDGLAHVQAGAGIVIDSNPEHEYKECLKKAAALWRAKELSEAEILFSSMR, encoded by the coding sequence ATGGAACAACGGCGAAGGCAGCTGAGGCGGACAATCGGTTATCGTGGACGGGATTGGTTTCGCCAGTACGAACAGCTGGCGTACGGCCGACCGCATCACGTGCTGCTGGAGAGCGGCCAAGGGGGGAGATATAGCATTATCGGCCTCAACCCAAGCGGGATCATCCGTGCGACTGAACAGCGGCTATCCATCACTGATCGCGGAAAAGAAACCGTGTTGGACGGGCCGCCACTTGAGTTGCTGCAACAATGGTTTTCACGTTTTTCCGTGCCTGATGAGGGCGAGCCGTTGCCCTGCCAGGGCGGATTGATCGGCTATATTAGTTATGACGCCGTCCGTTACATGGAACGGCTTCCGGAGCTTGCCCGCGACGATTTGCAGCTGCCGTTTATGTATTTTTGGCTGTTTGATGATGTGGTGATTTACGACCATCAAAAACAGCAGCTTCACTTGATCGTCCATGCCGGAGACGGCGAGGAAAGCGATGCCATCTGCCGGCTTGATGCGTATGAGCGGATGTGGCTTGAGGAGCAGAATGAATCGCCAAGCTGGCCGCCCGTAGCTTCGGCAGCCGTTCCGTCCGTTTCGATGACGAGGCGGCAGTTTATTGAGGCGGTCCGGCGCGTACAGCAGTACATTGCCCAAGGCGATGTGTTCCAAGTCAACTTGTCGGTGCGCCAATCTCAGCCGCTCTTCACTCACCCGTTTGCCATCTATAAGCAGTTGCGAGCCATTAACCCGTCACCGTATATGGCATATTTGCAAGCTCCGGAATGCCAAGTTGTGAGCGGTTCGCCGGAGTTGCTTGTCCGCAAGCAAGGAGATCGTTTGGAAACGCGGCCGATCGCCGGCACGCGGTCGCGCGGCCGGACGGAGGCAGAGGATGAGGAAATTGCCCGCAAGCTGCTCGCCAGTGAAAAGGAGCGGGCCGAACATGCCATGCTCGTCGATCTTGAACGAAACGATCTCGGGCGCGTCTGTGCATATGGGACAGTCCGTGTCGACGAATGGATGACGGTCGAACGATATTCGCACGTGATGCATATCGTGTCGCACGTTTCCGGCACACTCGCCCCAGAACACGATGCGTTTGCCGTGATTCGCGCCATGTTTCCGGGCGGGACGATTACTGGTGCCCCGAAAGTGCGGACGATGGAAATTATCGAAGAACTGGAGCCAGTTCGGCGCGGCTTGTACACCGGCTCGATCGGCTGGATCGATTTTCAAGGCAACATGGAGCTGAACATCGCCATCCGTACGATGGTCGTCAAAGACGGGCTGGCGCATGTACAAGCAGGGGCAGGCATTGTCATCGATTCCAACCCGGAGCATGAATACAAGGAATGTTTGAAAAAGGCGGCGGCCCTTTGGAGGGCAAAAGAGCTGAGCGAAGCGGAGATATTATTTTCGAGCATGAGGTGA
- the cysK gene encoding cysteine synthase A, giving the protein MARTVNSITELIGDTPAVKLNRIVDEDSADVYVKLEFMNPGSSVKDRIALAMIEAAEKEGKLKPGDTIVEPTSGNTGIGLAMVAAAKGYKAVLVMPDTMSLERRNLLRAYGAELVLTPGAQGMRGAIEKAEELVREHGYFMPQQFKNEANPEIHRLTTGKEIVEQMGDQLDAFVAGIGTGGTITGAGKVLREAYPNIKIYAVEPADSPVLSGGKPGPHKIQGIGAGFVPDILDTSIYDGVITVTTEEAFAAARRAAREEGILGGISSGAAIHAALKVAKELGKGKKVLAIIPSNGERYLSTPLYQFED; this is encoded by the coding sequence ATGGCACGCACAGTCAACTCTATAACGGAACTGATCGGCGATACACCGGCCGTGAAGTTGAACCGCATCGTCGATGAAGACAGCGCCGATGTCTACGTGAAGCTCGAGTTTATGAACCCGGGAAGCAGTGTCAAAGACCGGATCGCGCTGGCAATGATTGAAGCAGCGGAAAAGGAAGGAAAACTGAAACCGGGCGATACGATCGTTGAGCCGACGAGCGGCAACACGGGAATCGGACTGGCAATGGTCGCAGCAGCGAAGGGATATAAAGCGGTATTGGTCATGCCGGATACGATGAGTTTGGAGCGCCGCAACTTGCTGCGGGCGTACGGCGCAGAGCTGGTGCTCACGCCGGGCGCGCAAGGAATGCGCGGGGCAATCGAAAAGGCGGAAGAACTTGTCCGCGAGCACGGCTACTTTATGCCGCAACAGTTCAAAAACGAAGCGAACCCGGAAATCCACCGCCTGACGACTGGGAAAGAAATCGTTGAGCAAATGGGCGATCAGCTCGATGCGTTCGTCGCCGGCATCGGTACGGGCGGAACGATTACGGGAGCTGGCAAAGTATTGCGCGAGGCGTATCCAAACATTAAAATTTACGCCGTTGAGCCGGCTGATTCGCCGGTGTTGTCCGGCGGCAAACCGGGTCCGCATAAAATCCAAGGAATCGGCGCCGGGTTTGTTCCGGATATTTTAGATACAAGCATTTACGACGGCGTCATTACGGTAACAACGGAAGAAGCGTTTGCGGCGGCCCGCCGCGCGGCTCGCGAGGAAGGCATTCTCGGCGGCATTTCGTCCGGCGCTGCCATTCACGCGGCGTTGAAAGTGGCGAAAGAGCTCGGCAAAGGGAAAAAAGTGCTGGCCATCATCCCGAGCAACGGAGAACGTTACTTGAGCACGCCGCTTTACCAATTCGAAGACTAA
- the hslO gene encoding Hsp33 family molecular chaperone HslO, producing the protein MGDYLVKALAYDGQVRAYATRTTETVAEAQRRHQTWPAASAALGRALTAGVMMGAMLKGEETLTIKIDGGGPIGIILVDSNAKGEVRGYVTNPHVHFELNEHGKLDVARAVGKNGMLTVVKDLGLRDFFTGQVPLISGELGDDFTYYFVSSEQIPSSVGVGVLVNRDYTIRAAGGFIIQLMPGTEETTITCIEERLKQIPPVSRMIENGLSPEQIVEQILGDGGVRVLETMPVSFVCRCSRERIADALVSLGPEEIQDIIDQEGQAEASCHFCNETYHFAKEELEQLKQLAEKG; encoded by the coding sequence ATGGGAGATTACTTAGTGAAAGCGCTCGCTTATGATGGACAAGTGAGGGCGTATGCAACAAGAACGACAGAGACGGTCGCGGAAGCGCAGCGGCGACACCAGACGTGGCCGGCTGCATCGGCTGCGCTTGGCCGGGCGCTGACGGCGGGCGTCATGATGGGGGCGATGCTGAAAGGCGAAGAAACGTTGACGATTAAAATTGATGGCGGCGGGCCAATCGGTATCATTTTAGTCGACAGCAACGCTAAAGGGGAAGTGCGTGGGTATGTGACAAACCCGCATGTCCATTTTGAGCTGAACGAGCATGGGAAGCTCGATGTCGCGCGGGCGGTCGGCAAAAACGGGATGCTCACCGTCGTGAAAGACCTCGGGCTGCGCGATTTTTTCACCGGACAAGTGCCGCTGATCTCCGGAGAGCTTGGCGATGACTTTACGTATTATTTTGTCTCGTCTGAACAAATTCCATCATCCGTCGGTGTCGGTGTGCTCGTCAATCGCGACTACACGATCCGGGCCGCCGGAGGATTCATCATTCAGCTCATGCCTGGGACGGAAGAAACGACGATCACCTGCATTGAAGAGCGGTTAAAACAAATTCCTCCTGTGTCGCGCATGATTGAAAACGGACTGAGTCCGGAACAAATTGTAGAACAAATTTTAGGGGATGGAGGCGTCCGCGTCCTTGAGACGATGCCGGTTTCATTCGTCTGCCGCTGTTCGCGTGAGCGGATCGCTGATGCCCTCGTCAGCCTAGGGCCGGAGGAAATTCAGGACATTATCGATCAAGAAGGACAGGCGGAAGCTTCGTGCCATTTTTGCAACGAGACGTACCATTTCGCGAAAGAAGAGCTGGAGCAGCTCAAGCAACTCGCCGAAAAAGGATGA
- a CDS encoding type III pantothenate kinase: protein MIFVLDVGNTNTVLGVYDGDELKYHWRIETSRTKTEDEYGMTIKALLNHVGLQFSDIHGMIISSVVPPIMFALERMCLKYFHIKPLIVGPGIKTGLDIKYENPREVGADRIVNAVAGIHLYGSPLIIVDFGTATTYCYINEHKQYMGGAIAPGIMISTEALFARAAKLPRIEIARPDDIVGKNTVSAMQAGILYGYVGQVEGIVSRMKAKSKVPPKVIATGGLAPLIAGESDVIDVVDPFLTLTGLKLLYEKNTEKKG, encoded by the coding sequence ATGATTTTTGTGTTGGACGTGGGCAATACAAATACTGTATTAGGGGTTTATGACGGCGATGAGTTAAAGTACCATTGGCGCATTGAGACAAGCCGGACGAAAACGGAAGACGAGTACGGCATGACGATCAAAGCGCTTTTGAATCATGTCGGCTTGCAGTTTTCCGACATCCATGGCATGATCATCTCTTCCGTAGTGCCGCCGATCATGTTTGCCCTTGAACGCATGTGTTTAAAATACTTCCATATTAAACCGCTCATTGTCGGGCCAGGCATTAAAACCGGGCTTGACATTAAATATGAAAATCCGCGTGAAGTCGGCGCCGACCGAATTGTCAATGCGGTTGCCGGCATTCACTTATACGGCAGCCCACTCATCATTGTCGACTTCGGGACAGCGACGACGTATTGTTATATTAATGAACATAAACAATATATGGGGGGAGCCATTGCCCCGGGAATTATGATTTCGACAGAGGCGTTGTTTGCGCGGGCGGCGAAATTGCCGCGCATTGAAATTGCCCGCCCGGACGATATTGTTGGCAAAAATACGGTCAGCGCCATGCAAGCGGGCATTTTATACGGCTATGTCGGACAGGTGGAAGGCATCGTTTCGCGAATGAAGGCGAAAAGCAAAGTTCCGCCGAAAGTGATCGCGACCGGTGGCCTGGCGCCGCTCATTGCCGGCGAGTCGGACGTGATCGATGTCGTTGATCCGTTTTTAACGTTGACCGGCCTAAAACTGTTGTACGAGAAAAATACGGAGAAAAAAGGATGA
- the ftsH gene encoding ATP-dependent zinc metalloprotease FtsH: MNRIFRNTIFYLLIFLVVIGVVSFFNGTNQRTEPMTYDAFITHLENGDVESFSIKPERGVYEIRGQLKAYNEGQYFSTYVMNSDKVLDRIDAAAARTRVEVMPADETSGWVTFFTSIIPFVIIFILFFFLLNQAQGGGSRVMNFGKSRARLYTDDKRKVRFRDVAGADEEKEELVEIVEFLKDPRKFAELGARIPKGVLLVGPPGTGKTLLARAVAGEAGVPFFSISGSDFVEMFVGVGASRVRDLFETAKKNAPCIIFIDEIDAVGRQRGAGLGGGHDEREQTLNQLLVEMDGFNGNEGIIIIAATNRPDILDPALLRPGRFDRQITVDRPDVKGREAVLRVHARNKPLDESVDLKAIAMRTPGFSGADLENLLNEAALVAARRNKKKIDMSDIDEATDRVIAGPAKKSRVISEKERRIVAFHEAGHTVIGMVLADAEMVHKVTIVPRGQAGGYAVMLPKEDRYFMTKAELMDKITGLLGGRVAEEIVFNEVSTGAHNDFQRATNIARRMVTEFGMSEKLGPLQFGQPGGQVFLGRDLHNEQNYSDKIAYEIDLEIQRIIKECYDKAKQILTQHRDKLDLIATTLLEVETLDAEQIKHLFEHGTLPPDRKGRNEIGKGDGDVKVNIQKKEE, from the coding sequence ATGAACCGGATTTTCCGTAACACCATCTTTTATTTGCTGATTTTCCTCGTCGTGATCGGCGTCGTCAGCTTTTTTAACGGAACGAATCAGCGGACCGAGCCGATGACGTACGATGCGTTTATCACTCATCTGGAAAACGGGGACGTCGAGTCGTTTTCCATTAAGCCGGAGCGCGGCGTATATGAAATCCGAGGCCAATTGAAAGCATATAATGAGGGGCAATATTTTTCCACCTATGTGATGAACAGCGACAAAGTGCTTGATCGCATCGATGCAGCGGCGGCACGGACGCGGGTGGAAGTAATGCCAGCGGATGAAACGAGCGGATGGGTGACGTTTTTCACGTCCATTATTCCGTTTGTCATTATTTTTATTTTGTTTTTCTTCTTGCTGAATCAAGCGCAAGGCGGCGGCAGCCGAGTGATGAATTTCGGCAAAAGCCGGGCGCGGCTGTATACGGATGACAAGCGGAAAGTCCGTTTTCGTGACGTGGCTGGGGCGGACGAGGAAAAAGAAGAGCTCGTGGAAATTGTCGAGTTTTTAAAAGACCCGCGCAAATTCGCGGAGCTCGGCGCCCGCATTCCAAAAGGGGTGCTGCTTGTCGGGCCGCCGGGTACAGGGAAAACGCTGTTGGCGCGCGCGGTCGCCGGGGAAGCAGGCGTGCCGTTTTTCTCGATCAGCGGGTCGGATTTTGTGGAAATGTTCGTTGGGGTCGGTGCGTCGCGCGTGCGCGACTTGTTCGAAACGGCGAAAAAAAATGCCCCGTGCATCATTTTTATCGATGAAATTGACGCTGTCGGGCGCCAACGCGGCGCCGGTCTCGGCGGCGGCCACGATGAGCGCGAGCAGACGCTCAACCAGCTGCTTGTCGAAATGGACGGCTTTAACGGGAATGAAGGGATCATTATTATTGCAGCGACGAACCGGCCGGATATTTTAGACCCAGCGCTGTTGCGCCCGGGCCGTTTCGACCGGCAAATCACTGTCGACCGGCCGGATGTGAAAGGGCGCGAGGCCGTATTGCGCGTGCATGCCCGCAACAAACCGCTTGATGAATCCGTTGACTTAAAGGCTATCGCCATGCGGACACCGGGATTTTCCGGCGCCGATTTGGAGAACTTGCTGAACGAAGCGGCGCTTGTAGCAGCGCGCCGCAACAAAAAGAAAATCGATATGAGCGATATCGACGAGGCAACGGATCGGGTGATTGCCGGGCCGGCGAAAAAAAGCCGCGTCATCTCGGAAAAAGAGCGGCGCATTGTTGCCTTTCATGAGGCCGGACATACGGTCATCGGCATGGTGCTTGCCGACGCCGAAATGGTGCATAAAGTGACGATCGTCCCGCGCGGCCAGGCCGGCGGCTATGCGGTGATGCTGCCGAAAGAGGACCGTTACTTTATGACTAAAGCGGAACTGATGGATAAAATCACGGGGCTGCTCGGCGGGCGCGTCGCCGAGGAAATTGTGTTCAATGAAGTGAGCACAGGGGCTCATAACGACTTTCAGCGGGCGACGAACATTGCGCGCCGGATGGTGACGGAATTCGGGATGAGCGAAAAACTTGGTCCGCTTCAATTTGGCCAGCCGGGCGGGCAAGTGTTTTTAGGCCGCGACTTGCATAACGAGCAAAACTATAGCGATAAAATCGCCTATGAAATTGACTTGGAGATTCAACGCATCATTAAAGAGTGTTACGATAAGGCGAAACAGATTTTAACACAGCATCGGGACAAATTGGATTTAATCGCTACGACGCTGTTAGAAGTCGAGACGCTCGATGCCGAACAAATTAAGCATTTGTTCGAGCACGGCACGCTGCCGCCGGATCGCAAAGGGCGCAACGAAATCGGCAAAGGCGACGGCGATGTGAAAGTGAACATCCAAAAGAAAGAGGAGTAA